A genomic segment from Cryptococcus gattii WM276 chromosome J, complete sequence encodes:
- a CDS encoding uncharacterized protein (Similar to TIGR gene model, INSD accession AAW43016.1), producing MASSPDYLGYAYASLLTIGGIMGGIRKGSMISAVAGVGSGIAAAYGANRVSRDRLDVIPSLAVSAVLLTLMSWRLYKTGKFMPAGLVATLSLLMTVRYGLVLA from the exons ATGGCAAGCTCTCCAGACTACCTCGGCTACGCCTACGCATCTCTCTTGACCATTGGAGGCATAATGGGTGGGATCCGAAAGGGTTCCATGATCTCTGCTGT CGCCGGTGTTGGATCCGGAATAGCAGCTGCCTACGGTGCTAAC AGAGTATCCAGGGACCGACTCGATGTTATTCCTTCCCTCG CTGTTTCCGCAGTACTTTTGACTTTGATGTCTTGGAGATTATACAAGACGGGGAAATTTATGCCTGCCGGTCTTG TGGCGACCCTTTCACTACTCATGACCGTTCGTTATGGGCTCGTCTTGGCTTAG
- a CDS encoding Hypothetical Protein (Similar to TIGR gene model, INSD accession AAW43076.1): protein MSVPPYIASSVPPSAILIPSPSTADISAYPTSSNAKPHLPFPPSSAPRGKPTSSTLGMSLPSLSSNVSDMLLSSLLPPNLPKLPSGGARGIDGGGPRQLTTQREALSVPLLSNNFRRFVTRVGPVFWLQDRIEEVLYWRKPVWTWAWILTWVFICFQPRALLLLPSLSLIVLLLHIHERTHPVPSLIGIIAPPPLATARVHPPPSTGESSPDKSYSATATRDESGETVSVPVVPPKEVESGVDYFMNIQAIQNLMGLVSDGYDYLAPILSNLQSPNTSSPTSFPLTHTHIILLLLPPTLFLPLTPSWLIPYVILPLGLLPPLAFHPNLTPWLLSLPRHPSIRKTRSVLEKWVLTDKLPDKYSGSKISLVYVWENERLDPKLASSSSSSTGPVPPTSWSARFLRQGDRRAWIKIADVAEGEECLWKSVDDTDLPNGDDESEVEVKVLALKDGWEWLPEDWKVDVNGLWSENGVDAEGWLYTDDSWQNPSPTPYTEPDAPANSSSIPGQSAQSVQTGKEKDMPGLGLRRVTRRRRWWKRVYEVGS, encoded by the exons ATGTCGGTCCCCCCATACATCGCCTCGAGCGTCCCTCCAAGTGCTATCCTTATACCCTCGCCTTCCACTGCCGACATCTCCGCTTATCCAACTTCCAGCAATGCCAAACCGCACCTTCCATTCCCTCCCTCTTCTGCACCTCGAGGAAAGCCAACAAGCTCGACCCTAGGGATGTCGCTCCCGTCCTTATCCAGCAACGTTTCGGACATGCTGCTGTCGTCTTTGTTGCCACCCAACCTGCCAAAGCTGCCTTCTGGAGGTGCAAGAGGTATTGACGGAGGTGGACCGAGGCAACTCACGACGCAGAGAGAGGCGCTGAGTGTACCGCTCCTGAGTAACAACTTTCGACGTTTCGTGACAAGG GTTGGACCAGTGTTCTGGCTTCAGGACCGGATAGAAGAGGTGCTCTACTGGAGGAAGCCGGTGTGGACATGGGCATGGATTCTCACATGGGTGTTCATTT GTTTCCAACCTCGTGCACTACTCCTGTTgccttctctctctctcatcGTTCTTCTTTTACACATCCACGAACGTACCCATCCAGTACCATCTCTCATTGGAATAATagcaccaccacctctAGCTACTGCTCGAGTACACCCTCCACCCAGCACTGGCGAGTCGAGCCCAGATAAGTCGTATTCAGCTACGGCTACAAGGGACGAATCTGGCGAGACTGTGAGCGTGCCGGTGGTACCGCCTAAAGAGGTTGAGAGCGGGGTGGATTATTTCATGAACATTCAGGCTATCCAAAATCTCATGGGTTTGGT ATCAGATGGATATGACTATCTCGCTCCCATACTGAGCAACCTGCAGTCCCCCAACACATCCTCTCCAACATCTTTCCCACTCACTCATACTCACATCATCTTacttcttctcccaccCACACTATTCCTCCCCCTTACTCCATCGTGGCTTATCCCTTATGTCATCCTCCCACTCGGTCTCCTCCCACCTCTCGCTTTCCATCCCAACTTAACCCCTTGgctcctctccctccctAGACACCCGTCCATTCGCAAAACTAGATCAGTTCTTGAAAAATGGGTTCTCACCGACAAACTGCCCGACAAATATAGCGGTAGTAAAATATCACTAGTATACGTTTGGGAAAACGAGAGGCTCGACCCAAAATTGGCTTCgtcctcctcttcatctaCCGGCCCGGTCCCACCGACGAGTTGGTCTGCTCGGTTCCTCCGACAAGGGGATCGACGAGCGTGGATTAAGATCGCCGATGTAGCAGAGGGTGAGGAGTGTCTGTGGAAAAGCGTGGATGATACAGATCTGCCTAatggggatgatgagagtGAAGTCGAAGTAAAAGTGTTGGCTCTCAAAGACGGGTGGGAATGGCTACCAGAAGATTGGAAAGTAGATGTCAATGGCTTATGGAGTGAGAATGGTGTTGACGCCG AGGGCTGGCTGTACACTGACGACTCTTGGCAAAACCCTTCCCCAACACCTTACACAGAGCCTGACGCGCCAGCAAACTCTTCATCTATCCCAGGACAATCTGCGCAATCGGTGCAAACtgggaaggagaaagatATGCCCGGATTAGGTTTGAGGAGGGTTACGAGGCGAAGGAGATGGTGGAAGAGGGTTTATGAAGTGGGTAGTTGA
- a CDS encoding uncharacterized protein (Similar to TIGR gene model, INSD accession AAW43372.1), translating to MVMPLPASHTKHLDLLSHPLPQDPSVVLSLKQISSSGSTSTGTTGTTLWLSGQVLSCYLSSLPSSTPRKTLRVIELGAGIGYTSLVLASLGYQVTSTDIEPVFSSVLAPNLETGIDQLVRSKLPCNVEARKLDWMEVGQLHRDKRSVKELEWVAEGWDMVVITDTFYAPQILAPLWDTLIYLSSNSKSSPLSLKEKKEKEKCPPIYIALEARDPVFISRALDIGRQKGFELKKIAARRVARDIERWGWVKDDWEDVEVWKGRWKR from the coding sequence ATGGTCATGCCTCTCCCAGCCAGTCATACCAAACATCTCGACCTGCTCTCCCACCCACTCCCACAAGATCCCTCGGTTGTATTGTCTCTCAAACAGATTTCCTCGTCAGGCAGCACAAGCACCGGAACAACTGGAACAACACTCTGGCTCTCGGGCCAAGTCCTCTCCTGCTATCTCTCTTCATTGCCCTCATCCACGCCCCGAAAGACACTTAGAGTGATAGAACTGGGTGCAGGCATAGGTTATACATCTCTTGTCCTGGCGTCGTTGGGGTATCAAGTGACTTCAACAGATATCGAACCTGTCTTCTCGTCTGTTTTAGCACCCAACCTCGAGACTGGAATTGATCAGCTCGTGCGATCAAAGTTACCTTGTAATGTTGAGGCGAGGAAACTGGATTGGATGGAGGTCGGTCAACTACATAGGGACAAAAGGAGTGTAAAAGAGCTGGAATGGGTAGCAGAAGGATGGGACATGGTGGTCATAACAGATACATTCTACGCTCCACAAATCCTCGCGCCTCTATGGGATACCCTCATCTATCTATCATCCAACTCCAAATCATCACCTTTGTCACtaaaagagaagaaagagaaagaaaaatGTCCGCCCATATATATCGCTCTCGAAGCTCGAGATCCGGTGTTCATCTCCCGTGCACTCGATATCGGCCGACAAAAAGGTTTTGAGCTCAAGAAAATTGCGGCTAGACGAGTGGCGAGAGATATAGAACGGTGGGGGTGGGTCAAGGACGATTGGGAAGACGTTGAAGTGTGGAAAGGGCGGTGGAAAAGATAG
- a CDS encoding uncharacterized protein (Similar to TIGR gene model, INSD accession AAW43018.1), with amino-acid sequence MIMQDEEGWVLAGWGKGWLSGCLGWIASTSSPISSIPPYISLLTTLVLKSSHFPSFERQNVHPIMGKLSVSLGRLLQRCLAEPQPDWNVLLDILDSIQSLLLHSPANFRPSTATLKPILLTLLLLIPTSISPNPSIPSEIRTASAKLLACCHVTAGKAQSPMSWAADMKDLLGGIGKAAAGITADAWEADPVAVNSPPSPNTPELPIDPLQRVPVALDWLEGLTEAVLEMLRFPTGRPVQVPVAGIHHALLVASLPRIWSIGVQLLGGIALAVEDHLFPHLSNILDHSVWLLERIPSSMSDCQTQLLKFHILLLTLFSPSLVPTDYPTRLLRFCISSFSPLLERKDVSASAAASKNESGGGKRGKKRARNAEDGLVGDLEGKGRQSLGAGVVDVILQALKLSPLLHTTPLISPSLLTLSIRLHLSLYLALPSLLLSAFPSIDAKSEILESVQKVLESVLSVGEGWSKGYESVIISVLGHKSQSSVDKIVHPKLPPLLRVQPALRELHFFTKEDDEEKKERKLAKLGIDGEEIEVEQEEEEAVRHAPAPAQAASTTGFASFALPAIREVPASTPAAASAPKMPPAAPVATPSIASAPSPALVPNIASTPTSASASAPAPAPIVAPVPSQAEQTISATTSNSFISFTSNSASAAATSKANETVVKQITEIETMEVDDDDEGIPELDSGSDDDLLEVDDDDEEEE; translated from the exons ATGATTATGcaagatgaggaaggatGGGTTTTGGCCGGATGGGGTAAAGGTTGGCTCAGCGGTTGTCTAGGTTGGATTGCC TCAACATCATCTCCTATATCCTCGATTCCTCCTTACATTTCCCTCCTCACCACTCTTGTTCTTAAATCTTCTCATTTTCCTTCGTTCGAGCGCCAAAATGTTCATCCTATTATGGGCAAGCTTTCCGTCTCTCTCGGACGACTTTTGCAGAGATGTCTGGCCGAGCCTCAACCCGATTGGAACGTTCTG CTTGATATCCTTGATTCTATACAGTCTCTACTTCTCCATTCTCCTGCCAACTTCCGACCGTCCACCGCGACACTCAAACCCATTCTCTTgacccttcttcttctgatTCCAACTTCTATATCACCAAACCCTTCGATCCCTTCTGAAATCCGCACCGCGAGTGCGAAGCTCCTGGCATGCTGTCATGTTACCGCCGGTAAGGCTCAAAGTCCCATGTCTTGGGCTGCCGATATGAAGGACCTCTTGGGTGGAATCGGCAAGGCAGCAGCTGGAATCACAGCAGATGCTTGGGAGGCCGATCCAGTTGCAGTCAACTCGCCACCATCCCCTAACACTCCAGAACTTCCTATTGACCCTTTGCAGCGAGTTCCTGTCGCTTTGGATTGGCTTGAGGGTTTGACCGAGGCGGTTTTAGAGATGCTGAGGTTCCCCACCGGTCGACCTGTTCAGGTGCCTGTGGCGGGAATT CATCATGCTCTTCTTGTTGCTTCTCTGCCAAGAATATGGTCTATCGGAGTGCAGCTCCTGGGTGGCATTGCCTTGGC TGTTGAAGaccacctcttccctcaTCTGTCAAACATCCTTGACCACTCTGTCTGGCTTCTTGAGCGTATTCCAAGTAGCATGTC GGATTGTCAAACCCAGCTCCTCAAATTTCATATCCTCTTGTTAACCCTTTTCTCCCCTTCTCTTGTTCCTACGGACTACCCCACACGTCTCCTTCGTTTCTGCATATCCTCTTTTTCACCTTTACTGGAGCGTAAAGATGTTTCTGCTTCGGCTGCTGCAAGTAAGAACGAAAGCGGTGGCGGTAAGcgaggaaaaaaaagggCAAGGAATGCAGAAGATGGGTTGGTGGGTGATTtggaaggaaagggaaggcAGAGCTTGGGTGCAGGGGTAGTCGACGTTATCTTGCAAGCTCTGAAGC TTTCACCTCTATTACATACCACCCCTCTCATCTCCCCTTCCTTGTTGACTCTTTCTATTCGACTTCATCTCTCACTCTACCTGGCACTCCCCTCATTACTTTTATCTGCTTTCCCTTCAATCGACGCCAAATCGGAAATCTTGGAGTCTGTGCAGAAGGTACTGGAGAGTGTACTGAGCGTTGGCGAAGGATGGAGTAAGGGATACGAAAGTGTCATCATTTCCGTTCTT GGCCACAAATCGCAATCGTCGGTTGACAAGATTGTTCACCCCAAACTTCCACCCTTGCTTCGAGTTCAACCTGCTTTGCGAGAATTACATTTCTTCACcaaagaggatgatgaggagaagaaggaacGGAAATTAGCAAAATTAGGGATTGATGGCGAGGAAATTGAAGTTgagcaggaagaggaagaagccGTGCGACAtgctcctgctcctgcGCAGGCTGCTTCCACGACGGGCTTTGCTTCCTTTGCCCTTCCAGCAATCAGAGAAGTACCTGCATCTACGCCCGCGGCGGCTTCGGCTCCCAAGATGCCTCCCGCTGCCCCTGTCGCAACTCCATCAATAGCATCTGCTCCTTCCCCGGCTCTTGTTCCGAACATCGCATCCACACCCACATCGGCATCTGCATCAGCACCAGCACCAGCACCGATCGTCGCCCCCGTCCCTTCCCAAGCCGAACAAACTATCTCTGCAACAACCTCAAactccttcatctccttcacCTCCAACTCGGCTTCGGCGGCCGCCACTTCCAAAGCAAATGAGACTGTCGTGAAGCAGATTACCGAGATAGAGACGATGGAAGTagatgatgacgatgaaggAATCCCTGAATTGGATAGCGGAAGTGACGATGATCTTTTGGAAgttgacgatgatgatgaggaggaggagtaG
- a CDS encoding multidrug efflux pump, putative (Similar to TIGR gene model, INSD accession AAW43020.1~Aminotriazole resistance protein): MSTHQTNDASSSSPSSQPVLEEGEDEYRPLPHVWSGATLYEPCRLSLDKLKSVNSGEPLCSQAYEREPEESAEAQGNDGLTQDVPISSSIGTEEVHISYSSDKGPNTRSDLPHLYYSSPWPEGGNDYSSGVAQVSDDSGSSEKQDGFNVSTIPTFRPNDTSVLPLTPSQNYIQSRSSLFKMAFLIITCGTQLIVQSQLSMVMMPLHTTAQWLGKPNNSGEMSWMAASYGLTVGMFLVMAGRLGDIYGPRLIWAMGCIVMIVCNIGSGFATSAIGFDIARAVAGIGAALALPNALAILGRTYPPGQTRNMAFSILGALGPAGFWIGGLLGGLFAQFAHIKWVWWFTAILTALFFGVGFYVLPPDSLCPPVSKAHFDAIGAILLSLTLGLFNFVWNQAPLVSWSTAYIPVLLVTSLIFGGIFVWWERKVGKGALIPIEVLSKQSLLVYLSLWLGWMSYGTFLLYTTLFIYDIRGYTEPLTMVFQLAPLFPAGVIAALIVPPLIRHLPNHFIFLLSMVAFIACNIIAATASASTENGEYWKSTFWSLIIGTFGPDLSFSTGQLIVSNSVSHEFQGIAAGVVSMITNYSIAIGLGLTGTLEYYIRGSGDTVDDMLKGYRASFWFATGLAGIAGIVVALFVRMPKQTAGLKDVHAV; encoded by the exons ATGTCGACTCATCAAACTAACGAtgcttcctcttcttcaccttccaGTCAACCCGTACTAGAAGAAGGTGAGGATGAATACCGTCCGCTCCCACATGTCTGGTCTGGTGCCACGCTCTATGAGCCATGCAGATTATCCCTCGACAAACTCAAGAGTGTCAACAGCGGCGAACCTTTATGTTCCCAAGCCTATGAGCGCGAACCTGAGGAAAGTGCTGAGGCGCAAGGTAACGATGGCCTGACCCAAGACGTTCctatctcttcttccattGGGACTGAAGAGGTCCATATTTCTTACTCATCTGACAAGGGCCCCAATACAAGGTCAGATCTACCTCATCTGTACTATAGTAGCCCTTGGCCTGAGGGTGGGAATGATTATAGCTCAGGTGTTGCCCAAGTTTCAGATGATAGTGGTTCAAGTGAGAAACAGGATGGTTTCAATGTCTCGACCATCCCTACCTTTCGTCCCAACGATACATCCGTACTCCCACTCACCCCAAGCCAAAACTATATCCAATCCCGATCCTCGCTCTTCAAAATGGCTTTCCTCATCATTACTTGTGGTACTCAACTCATCGTCCAATCGCAGCTGTCTATGGTCATGATGCCGCTTCATACAACTGCCCAGTGGTTGGGGAAGCCTAATAATAGCGGGGAGATGAGCTGGATGGCTGCTAGTTATGG TCTTACGGTAGGAATGTTTTTGGTCATGGCCGGCCGTCTGGGAGACATCTATGGTCCTCGGTTGATCTGGGCTATGGGATGTATCGTCATGATTGTCTGCAACATTGGAAGTGGGTTCGCGACATCTGCAATAGGATTTGACATTGCCCGCGCAGTGGCAGGTATAGGCGCCGCTCTGGCCT TGCCGAACGCTCTCGCCATCCTAGGTCGCACCTATCCACCAGGGCAAACGCGCAATATGGCCTTCTCTATCCTCGGTGCTCTTGGACCAGCTGGGTTCTGGATTGGGGGCCTGTTAGGCGGACTTTTTGCGCAGTTTGCGCATATCAAATGGGTTTGGTGGTTCACAGCTATTCTCACTGCTTTATTCTTTGGTGTCGGCTTCTACGTCTTACCACCCGACTCTCTCTGTCCCCCCGTGTCGAAAGCCCACTTTGACGCCATCGGCGCCAttctcctctctctcaCATTAGGTCTCTTCAACTTTGTCTGGAACCAAGCACCGCTAGTATCGTGGTCTACAGCCTATATCCCTGTCTTGCTTGTGACTTCTTTGATTTTTGGTGGTATCTTCGTCTGGTGGGAAAGAAAAGTTGGTAAGGGGGCGCTGATTCCGATAGAAGTGTTGAGCAAGCAGAGCTTGTTGGTGTATCTGAGTCTGTGGCTTGGGTGGATGAGCTATGGGACTTTCTTGCTTTATACGACGTTATT TATCTATGATATCAGAGGATACACTGAACCTCTTACGATGGTATTTCAGCTCGCGCCCCTTTTCCCAGCAG GAGTAATCGCCGCTCTCATCGTCCCTCCTCTCATCCGCCATCTCCCAAACCATTTcatttttcttctctccatGGTTGCATTCATTGCATGCAATATAATAGCAGCCACAGCTTCTGCAAGCACTGAGAATGGGGAATATTGGAAGAGTACCTTTTGGAGTCTAATCATAGGTACTTTCGGACCAG ACTTGAGTTTTAGTACGGGACAATTGATTGTCAGTAACTCAGTAAGCCATGAGTTTCAAGGCATAGCGGCGGGCGTGGTGAGCATGATCACCAACTATTC TATTGCCATTGGGCTGGGTTTGACCGGAACCCTCGAGTACTACATTCGCGGTTCCGGAGACACAGTGGACGACATGCTGAAAGGTTATCGAGCTTCCTTCTGGTTCGCTACTGGGTTAGCAGGAATTGCAGGGATAGTGGTAGCATTGTTTGTGAGGATGCCAAAGCAAACTGCTGGGTTGAAAGATGTGCACGCCGTGTGA
- a CDS encoding glucosidase, putative (Similar to TIGR gene model, INSD accession AAW43075.1~Beta-glucan synthesis-associated protein SKN1) — translation MLSSSRQGREPLLQSAQNPGQSQRLSDSSLTSFDHQSMSYRGSHNEASARSYGSSSSNRFGPTASLASGASAAVLASNSGGFSDELPQQAPSQAHIQDWHDADDLDDHLHTFTSQDRRDLATPFDITSARGWANALTLGILAGGGVMLFAGYPIISFYYGDSNSAGANTSGYNLGGINSSGQYPEIPGLPTLIDADTPEWAYSRTGFDGDEWTLVFSDEFNKEGRTFFEGDDPFWTGMDIHYWPTGDFEWLDPSAVTTADGHLVITMTQEPIHDLNFKSGMLQSWNKLCFNKHAYFEFSASLPGQTAYGGFWPGIWTMGNLGRPGYGASTEGMWPYTYDSCDVGTLPNQTYVNGTGPPATLTTGADGSPLSYLPGQRCSACTCPGEDHPGPVNTKGRAAPEIDIVEAQIIIAESRGEVSQSFQVAPYDDHYQSNNSTTNYKHYDTDLTYWNTYLGGPFQQAVSSLTRLPRNIYWDQPGDSKQFAVFAMEYQAFPDARDQGYITWWADNKTSWTMYADAVAENPRTGIGRRIIPEEPMAMIVNLHMSNNFQAVDFANLKWPNYFRIDYVRVYQKPDQISIGCDPDDYPTADYIARHAEVYSNPNLTTWAAAGYTFPKSSLKGEC, via the exons ATGCTATCCTCTTCACGACAGGGCCGTGAACCTTTACTCCAATCCGCCCAAAACCCAGGTCAATCACAGCGCCTATCCGACTCCAGCCTTACATCTTTCGACCACCAAAGTATGTCCTATCGCGGATCTCATAACGAGGCCAGTGCGAGGTCGTACGgctcctcttcatccaaCAGATTCGGACCGACGGCTTCTCTTGCGAGTGGCGCCTCAGCAGCTGTTTTGGCCAGCAACAGTGGGGGCTTCTCGGATGAGCTTCCTCAGCAAGCCCCATCACAAGCCCATATACAAGACTGGCACGATGCCGATGATCTTGATGATCATCTGCATACGTTCACCTCGCAAGACCGCAGGGATCTTGCTACACCGTTTGACATTACGTCCGCGCGTGGCTGGGCGAATGCCCTTACCCTCGGTATATTGGCCGGTGGAGGCGTCATGCTGTTTGCCGGGTACCCGATTATCTCGTTTTATTATGGGGACAGTAACTCTGCCGGTGCAAATACCTCTGGTTACAACCTGGGAGGAATTAATTCTAGTGGCCAGTACCCTGAAATACCGGGCCTCCCGACCTTGATCGATGCGGATACCCCAGAGTGGGCTTACTCGAGAACCGGGTTTGACGGTGATGAATGGACATTGGTATTTTCAGACGAGTTCAACAAGGAGGGAAGGACATTTtttgaaggagatgatCCCTTTTGGACGGGCATGGATATTCACTATTGGCCCACTGG AGATTTTGAATGGCTTGATCCTTCCGCTGTGACGACCGCCGACGGTCATTTGGTTATCACCATGACACAAGAACCCATTCACGACCTCAACTTCAAGTCTGGCATGCTCCAATCCTGGAACAAGCTCTGTTTCAACAAACATGCTTACTTTGAGTTTTCGGCAAGTCTGCCTGGTCAAACAGCGTACGGTGGATTTTGGCCAGGTATCTGGACTATGGGGAATTTGGGTAGACCGGGGTACGGCGCATCAACAGAAGGGATGTGGCC ATATACCTACGACTCTTGCGACGTTGGTACCCTCCCCAATCAGACATACGTGAATGGCACCGGTCCTCCTGCGACACTGACCACCGGTGCGGACGGTTCACCTCTTTCCTACCTCCCCGGCCAACGATGTTCTGCTTGCACTTGTCCCGGAGAAGACCATCCCGGTCCCGTGAATACCAAAGGCCGTGCAGCCCCGGAAATTGATATCGTCGAAGCGCAAATTATTATAGCCGAATCTCGAGGAGAAGTGTCTCAATCATTCCAAGTCGCTCCTTATGATGATCACTATCAGTCTAATAATTCCACCACAAACTACAAGCATTACGACACGGATTTGACTTATTGGAATACGTATCTGGGTGGTCCTTTCCAGCAGGCTGTATCGAGTTTGACGAGGCTTCCGAGGAATATCTATTGGGATCAGCCCGGGGATAGTAAGCAGTTTGCCGTGTTTGCCATGGA ATATCAAGCGTTTCCAGATGCAAGAGATCAAGGGTATATCACTTGGTGGGCCGATAACAAGACTAGCTGGACAATGTACGCCGATGCGGTCGCAGAGAACCCCAGGACCGGCATCGGAAGAAGAATCATCCCAGAGGAACCTATGGCTATG ATTGTCAATTTGCATATG TCAAACAACTTTCAAGCAGTTGACTTTGCGAATTTGAAGTGGCCAAACTACTTTAGGATCGATTATGTGAGAGTGTATCAAAAACCAGACCAAATCTCTATAGGATGCGACCCAGATG ATTATCCTACCGCAGACTATATCGCACGACATGCAGAGGTATATTCCAACCCAAATCTCACCACCTGGGCGGCAGCCG GGTACACGTTCCCGAAAAGTAGTTTAAAAGGCGAATGTTAA